TCCTTCTAGGGAACCATAGCGACTTCTGACTTTCACCTCACTGTCCGCATCTCTTCCCAGCTCTCCGTAGATGCCTGTGCCCCCCGCCCCCGTCTGTGTACCCCACTACATCCACACGCTGCACATCCCAAACCTTACCCAACCTCAGCATACAGCAGCCCAGTCTCCTGCAGAAACCCCGTCCCTATGTCTTACTCTCCACTGGGCACCGGGCTCCCACTCACTTCGCATTGCCTTTGATTTGCAGCTGTGACCTTCCTCTTACCCCCTCATCTCTTACCCCCTCCACACCCCAGCTGGGGCTCAGACTCCAGAAAGCGGAAATATGATGACATCATCACCCTGTCTCAGTTTGCAAAGCTCTGCACATCCTTAGTGGAAGAGTCACGACCACCATGCAGGCCGGCCCTGCTGTCTCTATAGAATGAAACATTCACGTGTTGCTGGGACTCCATCTGACCCTTGAGTCAGTCTCTGAAGTCAGATCTTCAGTCTCTGAGGGCAGAAAGCACACTTACTGAATGCTGACCACCTAGGGCTGCCAGCCCTGGCCTAACACTCTGGCTCTACTTTATTCATAGGACCTGGGAAGAGCTGCGTGTGCAGCAGCCAGGTGCACGTGCCCTCCCGCAGATCCTGCAGCAGCCCCTGGCCCTCGGAGAGGCCCTTCCCGCACCTCGCGCACGCGGCGCTCCACGTCCAGCAGCGCCCGCTCGTGGTGGCTGCAGTCGTGCACCGTGCACGCGCTGCACACGCAGAGGCCTTCGGTGCGACAGAAGAACTCGAGCGGCCTCCCGTGGCGCAGGCAGCGAGCGCTGTGGCCTGTGGTGGAGTCCGGGCGCGGGGTGGCGGCGGGTGGCGCCGGCAGAACGGGCAGCGCCTGCAGCAAGGTGCTCAGCGTCACGTTGCGGGACAGCGTGGCGCCCTCGGGGAAGGGCTGGCGACATTCGGGGCATGTCTTTTCGCAGCAGCGCCGCCACGAATCCTTGATGCAGTTCCCGCAGAAGCTGTGCCCGCAGGGCAGCGTCACCGGGTCCCGGTAGCGACCTAAGCAGATGGAGCAAGTCACCAGGTCCTCCTCCAGCAACTGAGCGGCCATGGCGGAAGCGAGGCCCGGTGCGCAGACCTCTTAAAGGGGCTGAGGCTACCAGTGCGACTGCTACATTGGGGAGGACAGTTCAGGAAGTTGCGGCAGTGCGCAGTCTGGTGCACTAGAACGTTCCTTGGCAGGGATCCAAGACACCCTTGCTTGCCCGCCCTCTGACGCACTGGGAGCTGGCCACCCTGACACGTTTGTGTTCCTCTTGTCTCCGTTCCTCCTGAGGGCCTGGAACCCCACCAGGCCCAGGgcatggtgtctgttcgcagcagtaaaaccctaagacaggtgaCTACCATCTCCTCTACAGCTGAGCAGAGCAGATGGGGGTCCCGGGTTCCCGAGCAGTAGGAATCAGAGGTCACTCCTAACGAAGTAGGCAGAACTGACTTGTTTCTAGGCCTCTAACCTCACGTGGGGGCTGAAATATGCTAAGGTAACAATCTGTTGCTAAGTCTGACAGGGTTTACCCAAGCCCAGGGGCAGGACTGCCTCCTGCAGGAAGTTCTGATCCCTGGGGCTGTCTTTCACAAAGATTACAGGCTGGGCAAAGGTTCTTTCCATGTGTATCCCCAGCTACCAGGCTGCTGGTCACCCTCTGCTTACCCACAGAGCACTACAGCTTCACCAAAAGGGTCTGGCTGTCCGAAAGTGAATACATATTGGCATcaggaaaaaagtattttattcacATATAACAGAAGCACTTTCACAACAAGCCCGTGGGGCTCCTGGGGGGCCAGCAAGGAACTGTCTCAGTCGGCTTCAGATGGCTCTCTCCTGGGGTGTGACCTTCCAGCTGTGCCAGTTCACCCTCGAGATGAATGTACTCTCTCAGTAGATTCCATAGGTGGGCTCATGACTGTCCCTGTATCTGTCCAGATAGCGTAGGGGCTGCTGGTGGGGGAAGCGCTTCTGTTTGGGGTGGTAAGGGGGTGGCCGTACAAATTCAAACACAGGTTCACGCATGTCTGCAAGGAGAGTAAGGGAGAGTGGTGGACTCCTGCTGACCCGGGCCTCCTCCTGGCATGGCAGGAAAGGGCTTTGTCCCCAGGCCTGCCTGACCACCAAGCCCTTACCCAGAAGCTGGTGGAAGGTGTGGGTGACAGAGTCATCCCAGCGGCACTGGAAGAACGCCAGTCCAGCTGGAGTCATGGCCTCCTGGTATTTCTTGTAGAAATCAAAAGTGCGGAAGGTCCTCTGGGCCAGCCGGTAGCTATGAGGAGCCGGGCAGCGTTTGAGTAGAGGGAGCAGGTAGGCAATGCCGGAAAACCCCTGGAGTCCACCCAGCCCACGGGACTGCTGCCAAGCACAGACCTACACCAAGAGCAGGAAGGAGCAAGAGCCACTATCTCAGAGAGCTGGCTTGAGGCTCAGGGGACAAACGGGGGTGTGGCCTACCAGGGCGAGGGACGGGTGTCCTCTGAGAAGTTGATTGGCCTGTCCTGCTTGAAGAGCAGGAAGGTGAAGCGGTGGAAGCCAGAGCCTcgggcagggaagggagggaggtagggacaTGTCTCCTGTCCTTCAGCCACTCTGTTGCTGGGGATGTTGGTTCTGGTGGGAGGAAAATACCCATTAGTTGCCATGCCAACAAGGTGGCAGGGAACCCCAGTGTTGCACCCCAGAGGCAGTCACTCCCAGGGCCAGACCCTGAACACTCCTGCATTCGATGACCACAAGCCGACCTCAGGGACATGCTGCAAACAGATTAGGGGGCAGTCACGGTTCAGAAACTGGAGAAGGGCTGGAAATGGCTCAGTTTCCAGCGCcaacatggaggctcacaacgaCCTGCAATTCCCAAGGCACAGGCATGCAGGTGGTACACATGTAAAATGCTTATATACACACgaaatatttgttttgtattttgagacagggtctctctgtgtatccttggctgtcctggaactcactctgtagaccagggtgacttCAAATTCATAGAGAATCGTCTGCCTGTGTCtaactccccagtgctgggactaaaagcatgtacTACCACCATCCGActgatataataaaattaaatctaaaaaaataagaagagactGGGTTTGGGATCTTCTGCAATTTACTGgcatttgttaaaaaacaaaaccctcttgtggctggaggaggagctggctCACTCCGCATGAGAAGCAGATGTCTGCCCATCACTTGGGTCAGAAAGCCACACCTCCTTTGGGCTGCTTTTCTCTCCAAGCTGCAGAGCCTGATGCTCCAGTAGCTGCTGTACCCTCTAACCTGTCACAACCCCCGAGAACCCTGCTAAATATGTTGGTTGCTGGAGTtgagggggtagggggaaggCAGAAGCCAGCTTCCCAGTTACTAGATTCAGTTACAGGGAGAAAGCTCAGGAGACCTATGTGACCTCTGCCCCCTAGCCTGTGCTTGGAGCTGAGGCCAACAAGGACTGCTCAGGGCAGCGACGCCCACAGGCCCAGTGTCTGGAGATGCTGCTGCCACCATGAGCTGCTCCTGGTCCTTTCCTACACTGCCTGTCAcagcacgtgcacacgcacacacacacactccccacccaCAGGTAGGTAAGTGTTCAGCAACACCACCAGTTTCACAGGACAGAAAACATCTCAGAGCAATGAAGAGGCTTGTGAGGGCTGGCCTGGGCttcctgtacttttttttttttttttttttaatacactgGGTCCCATTTGTAAtttcaaactcccagagatgtGCTTGTCCATGCCTCCAGGGCACTAGGGTTCAGGGCGTgcatcacacctggcttctgcCATTTTCTCCTATACTTGGGTTAAGTACACTCTTGAATCCCAGGGCCTGACATTTCCAGGACATGCTGGAATCCCCTGGCTGGCTTCCCACGCAGATACTCACAGCAGCCAGTGAACATACTCGGCTTCCGGCTCCAGCAGGTGTCCATCTGCACACAAACAGAGATAACCTTCAAAGGAGCCAGAGCTGAAACATGCCACCCTGCCCAGAGCCACGAGTTCGTGGCTCAGGGGAGGGAGAAGcgggaggccagaggccagtgaCCCCCATTCACCTACCCAGGTTGATGAATAGCAGTGTCCACAAGGAATCCTTGTCTGCCTCATAGGTCACCTCTGGGGCCCGGGAAGCCTAACAGGGAGAGATCAAGGGAGTGCTTACCCTTGCCAGGGTGCAGTTTCTCTGTAGAGGGCTAGAGCTTGCAGGGGCCCTGGAGAAAGGAGTGTGCTCAAACCAGGACCCCGATAGCTCCTCACAAGTGACAGGGAGAGAGCGGTTTCTAAAGCCTGCCCAGCTGCTGTCCTGAGAGCTGACCTATAAAGACCATGTGCCAAGAGGCATGGTCGGGGAGGCCACGGCAGCGGCTGGTCACAGGCACTGATGGCTCTTCTGTCTTGTTTCTGAAACGTTCATGGTTGTGATTTCTAAGCAGTCATAGACAGTAACAGAACTTCAAACCTAAACCCTGTGATGCCGCCATGATGGCTCTGCCCATGCATTCACAAggcagggagaagggcagggagaagggcagggagggggtaCCTCGGTCGGAGTCACTTCATTGCCATGGTACACCGGGATCAGGTCCTCTTCTCCCACGGCGTAAGCCACGTGTAGGGGAACCCAGGGCACAAAAGTGGCACCGTGGAACAGGTCTCGGTAGAGGCCATAGTACTCAGCCAGACGCTGCTTGTGGTAGGGCCCACAGGTCCTCTCCCACTCGGCCCGCACAGCCTCTAATGGGATGCTAGCTGGGGAGGAACAGCATCGATTGGATACAGTGTGGAGAGGGGGTGCCAGGGGCCCCTTGTCTGGGAGGCTCACCCGTGCGGAGGCGGGCTGCCCGTTCTTCTTCCACATTGGCACGAAGCTCCCGCAGAAAGTGCTTCCGCTCCAGTAGCTTTTGGGTCCGAGTGACTCTGGGTGGAGGCAGCCCAATGTCAATTTTGTCTTTGGGATCTAGAGAGTTAAGACATGTTGCAATAAGCAGGGTCCATTCTTTTCCTTAAATCTGAAtccttaaatgtgtgtgtggttgtggatgtgtgtgtgtaagcaagaGATTGAAGTGTTTTGCTCCAACGCCCTTCttcccttgaactcagagttgtgcctgcttctgcatcccaagtgctgggattaaaggtgtgtgcgtatgggagctggagagatgactcagtggttaagagcactgactgctcttctagagatcctgagttcagttcccagcaaccatatggtggcttacaaccatctgtaatgggattcaataccctcttctggtgtgactaaagacagctacagtggactcatgcataaaacaaatacataaatattaaaaaaaaaaaaaaaaaaaaaggtgtgtgtgtgccaccattgctggCCCTCAGTGTTGGCTTTTTCCCCTGGTACATTGAAGCTGTAACTTGATTGGTTAGACCAGCTGGCCATCCCTTGTGGGGCAAGTCACAGACAAAAACTGGCAAGGTTGAACGGATTTAGGAGCCCAGGTGTTCTCATATCTGAGACCGTAGGTGTTTCATCTGCTTCTGACCTGGTTCCTGGAGTACATGACCACAACAACCCACATACAGATGGTGACCACCAGTCACACAGCACAGAACACAGTTCTCCATGCTAATCTAGATGGGCTGGCCCCAAGGGTTTAGCCAATGAaccttcctggacattccttcctaTAAAAGGTGtctaatctctggtccaccctgagtaagTTGTATACATCCACTGTCACCCTCAATGGACAGtctggacaagcaaggactgtctctctcatcaagaagCCTTAGTCATCCAGAGATGCACTAtctaagtctcccacagaaggccctGCTGCGCTCTAGGATACTCACCCGTCCGCTAAGCAGGACAACCCCCGACACACCAGCCCCCAAGCTCATTGCAGGCCCTCAAGGCCCCCTTGTTCACAACTCCATTCAGTTCCCAGGAGTTTGGGAACCCGTCTCCTTGGCCTTAGCCTGCCTCATTTCTCACCCAGGTTGGGGAACTTAGGCTATGTTTGTAACCTAACACCTCCCATTTTGTCTGCCTGAGCAGAGTTCACATATTCCAGTGTTGAGACAGAACAGAGAACCATGACCCCCTAGCACTGGGGTTAGAAGCAGATACTAAGCCTGGCTTCTGTGTGGATGTGGGAGAGCctaactcgggtcctcatgctctgagggtggggtgggtacAGCAGACACTTTCCTGACTGGTCCAACACCCCGGCCCCACATCAAATATCATTGTTGAGCAGCCTGACTTTATCTAGTTCTATCACCCTGACACTCCAGGAAAGGATGGAACACTTGACCCACCAAGCTGACCTATGCAGTCTGCTTCCCAGAACTGAACAGGGCTTAGCCATTAAGCAAATGAGATATAAAGTAAAACTGTGGCATCTGGACCCCAGACTGGGTCACagcatgggaaactgaggcagacgGACTTCCTGACTGGTTATCAGAATCACCTTTAAAATGACTCAAAGGTAGCTGGGCTATGGAGGGTTTTGTCTGTTGCTGTGTATTGCAATGCTAAATATTGGCCCTGGTTGCCCCCACGTAGAAGATTCTCATGTAGACCCGAGACACACATGGcgctatgtaaccttgccccccaagttatccctgattggtgaataactATGCCTACAGCCGGGCAGAAGGGAGATAGGTGGGATTTTGGTTCCTGGGCTGGGTGTCTGGCATGGGGactaagagggagagagagagagaaagtggacaCAGAAGACGCCATGGGGTAAGGGATCGTGAAAACTGGCCACGAGGGCAGTCCAGCTGTTGTAAGAGTGTCATATCTTGGGGTTTACTGGCAGAGAAGAAGACACAACAGTATAGAGTAGACATGTGCCTAGCTCTAGTGCTTTGTGTATCTAGGAACTGAATGATCATCAAAGGTGGGTGGAAACCCCTGACtgagattaaataattataacactggccagtggtggcacacacttttaatcccagcacccagatgcagaggtaggcagatctcttgagttcgaggccagcctggtccacagagtgagttccaggacagccaaggctacacagagaaaccctgtctcgaaaaaaccataaaaaataaaaaaataaataaaataaataaaaaataaacaagaaagaaagaagagagggccaggcgtggtggcgcacgcctttaatcccagcacttgggaggcagaggcaggcggatttctgagttcNNNNNNNNNNNNNNNNNNNNNNNNNNNNNNNNNNNNNNNNNNNNNNNNNNNNNNNNNNNNNNNNNNNNNNNNNNNNNNNNNNNNNNNNNNNNNNNNNNNNNNNNNNNNNNNNNNNNNNNNNNNNNNNNNNNNNNNNNNNNNNNNNNNNNNNNNNNNNNNNNNNNNNNNNNNNNNNNNNNNNNNNNNNNNNNNNNNNNNNNNNNNNNNNNNNNNNNNNNNNNNNNNNNNNNNNNNNNNNNNNNNNNNNNNNNNNNNNNNNNNNNNNNNNNNNNNNNNNNNNNNNNNNNNNNNNNNNNNNNNNNNNNNNNNNNNNNNNNNNNNNNNNNNNNNNNNNNNNNNNNNNNNAGGTGGTTATGAACATACACCTAAGTCTTGGGTAGAGTTAGTTATAGTTTCAGGCAGATTTAAGAAATGGGAttccacacttgggaggcagagacaggcggatttctgagttcgaggccaacctggtctacaaagtgagttccaggacagccagggctacacagagaaaccctgtctcgaaaaaacaaaaacaaaaacaaaacaaaacaaaagaaatgggaCTCCAGCtggtggcaaatgcttttcatttcagaacttgggaggcaaagaaaggcaggtggatttgtgggctgaggccagcctggtctatatagtgaggcCCTAGCCTCTAGCCAGGCCGTGGTGGTTCACAGCTGCACTCCCAGGTGACTGGGAGGCGGAACAAGGCAATCCTCAGTCATCCTCAGTTACAGGGCATTCAAGGCCACCTCGGGCTAATAAGtccctatctcaaacaacaaaacccaaaaaaccaaacagtgcATCTTATGCCCCATACTACCACCTCCATCCCCAAGACAGGGTGTTTCGCGTactctgtcttggaactcacggTGTAGATTAGGCTAGCCCCTAAGTCAAgcgctccatctgcctctgcctcctaaacgCCGCGATTAAGTAAGTGCATGGGCCTCCACCACCCGGCTGAGTCTCCGTTTTACAGACAGATTAAACCGTGCCTACATCACTTGGACGTTTGTTTAAATTCAGAACCGCACGTCTGGGAGGCGAGCAGGTCCTCCTCCTCGCTCAGGAGGCAGCCAGGGACCACACTGGGGGAGGATGCGTCGCTCCCGCACCTGTCTCCTTCACGAAATGCTCCCGGTAGGTCCGCCACCAGTGCGGGGCGCGCGCCTCCTGCTCCGCCCGGCGGCGGTACCGCTCGAAGCTCCGGTACTTCTCCAGCCGCTCCAGGTTGCTCACGTCGATGTCCTCGTTGGGCATGGGCCCGAGCGGGGGTGTCCGGCGGCTGAGGGAGGCTGCGGGCACAGACAGGGGCGTCACGCAGGCGTAGGGCCGCGACCGGAGCTACAGAGGCCCAAGAGCTCCACGACCTCACACCACTCACCCGAGGTGCTGAAGCCCCGGCATCTCCCAATTCCGGAAAACGCCGCACGCCACCAGGGCGCCGCCATCTTCCCCCCCGGGTCGCCAAAGACGCCGGTAGGACCCAGACGGAGGTGGCCGGAGAGAAGCCTGCGCGCCCCGCGGGAGGCTCCGCCCCCACACGCCCCGCCTCCGCGGAGGCCCCGCCCCGCGGCCGCGAGCTCCTGACGCAATTCTGAAAGTCCTGGGACCTTCCCACTGGCACAAAGCCTAAGAGGTCTGGAAGAAGCCTGTTGGACTGCGCAGGACCGAGAGCTGCCACTAGGGGGCAGCACATACGTGCACCTCCAAGAACAACTATGGGTTTTGACCCCAGGGATCTCACTCACCTTCCTCTGCCCCCGACACAGGGATTGATGGAGGAGGATTGTGGAATCAGACTTGGGAATAAAACAGGTAATAATAGTGCTCGCTTCGTAGGTCTATTAGGAGGATTTGCACCTCGGTGTATCTGTTAACTCTTGATCGTCTCCAGTTAACAGTTCTAGTGATCTCTACCGCTTTTTGACCCAGCCTCAGCccttctgtcctggaattcaagtTTCCAGTATAGCAAAGCTTTAAAACTCCCTCAGCTTCTCCCCAGATCACAAGGTGTCTGCAGTGCTGTTGTGTCTTCTCCTGTGACCTGCCTGCCCCGAAGTGCTCTCTCCAGGAAGTCTTGACATGCCCAATCCAGGCCAATGACCGCTAGTTGTTCTGCTAGCAGAAGTCTGACCCTCGAGCTCACAGTGAAATGCAATGAGGTCTCTATATCCAGCAGAAATGGCCACAGCTTAAATTTCACAGCGCCCAGGCAGCTAAGCCTCTCACCATCACTTCTAGTTCCTCCAATGGTGAGCAGCTGCTGTCCGACAAGTGTTGTCACAGGTCAGGGCACCAGAGCCTTGCTTGAGGAGTTGATGCGTATTGAAGGGTTCTTGCTGAGTGTGAGAGGAACTGAACACTTGCAGGGTGTTTATCCTTGCGTTTCTGAACCCTCTTATATgagtctctccagctcctcactcCGCCCTCGTACTGCTGGAGTCATGGTGTTTCCACGAGTGGGTGGAGACTGCTCAGCTAGGCAGCCTGTTCTTCCTTCTGATTCTCCCTGTCTGGGATGCTCTGAAGAGAGGAGCTTGCTTGTATTTCAGCTGTTTGAGAGGCCTAACAAGGATTCACGCATATCCTGCCTGGAAGCAATGGCTCTagcaatattaattttaaatgagcTAGGGTTTTGCTATATATCCCTGCCTACTTACTTATtttgtagccttgaactcacgacagtcctttttattttcttgtatattaCATCCCAaaccccagtttcccctctcttctctcttcctggtttccctgcctcagatccactcctctttctcttacccttgcctcccaaatgctgggattacaggcatgtagtGACACCACCCTGTCTCATGTCAGATATTTGAATTCTTCTTCACATCTTCCTGACACATGTCAAGGTCCCTGGGAGCACTTCCAGTGCCCCACATGCCACCAGGTGCAGTTCTgccctctgccccttccccagcAGGCAGTCTTCTGACACACTCTTGCCCCCTCTCATCTAGATTGTTGCTCACAGCCTCAaattggtttttgagacagggtttctctgtgtagccctgtcctggaactcactctgtagagcaggctggccttgaatcctgaggtttgcctgcctctgttgcctgaatgctgggattaaggtataCATGACCACTGCCCGGcatctcattttatatatatatatatatatatatatatatatatatatatatatatatatatatagtttttcgaGACNtctgtatagccctggctgtcctggaactcactttgtagaccaggctggcctcgagctcagaaatccgcctgcctctgcctcccaagtgctgggattaaaggcatgcgccaccacgcccggctttatttgtatttttatgagaCAGAATCTTTTCAGTGTATTGCAGACTCTCCTAAtgccagcctcctgggtgctgggatcacaccCGTCACTCGCACAGCCAGCTAAGCTCACACTCTACCTAAGCTCGCTTCACTCCTCAGGAAGACCAAGGTTTCGGGGGGGTCTCTTTGCATTGCCTGTCTTCCCATGTGCTGGAAGTCATCCCCTTTCCCTTTGGGAAATGGCAGAAATGCAAGGTGGCCCCATAATGCCAGCTGATCCTTTAGACCCACGAGTCTCCGTACGGGTCTGACGTGGGACTGCGCATGTGTTAGGAGGCCTGAGTCCCGGCAGGGACCTACACGCCTGTCTTGTATATCACTTTCTCCCTAGGGGGCATCAGGAGCCGTGGTTGAGCCTGTGGCTTGGCCTGGACACAACTCAAACCCTGGCCCTGCTACTTGTCACTCCGTGCTGGGTTTGCAATCCCCGAAGCTCCCTTTCCACCCTTGAGACAAGAACGGAGAATTAACACTCCAGGTGTCCAGAAGGTGCCAGAGAAAAAGGGGAAGATGACACAAGTCTCCGCCTGGCCACTTCAATAGGTCAGCTTTCTCCAGAGGTGGCCGCTGTTCTGTTGAATTTGTTTTCCAGCAAATAACAGGAGCAGAAAGCAAACattgtattctgttttgttttgaggcaagctctctctacatagctttggctgtcctagaactcactgtgtagaccaggctggcctcaaactcagagatccacctgcctctgcctcccatatgctgggcttaaaggtgagTGTCACCTCTCATTCTGCAGTCCAGGTTGATGGTTTGGAACTTCCTGTAGCTCAAACTTGTGTTGAAGTCTGGCAATCTCATTCCCTCAGACTCCTGAGAACAGAGAGTACACATGAGAGCCCCCACATCTGGCCAGGACAATCCTTTTCTAATAATTACACATTCCAGGGGGCACTGGCAAATTCTAAGACTCCAGACACTAAGAACATAGCAGATTGGAGGCAGGGGCAACTCAGGGAAAGAATATTTCTCTCCAGGGGTGCAGCCCCAGGTTTGatgcaaaaccaaaacagaacttGAAAGAATACAACAGTTTAATGGGTCAGATATCAAGGTTTCAGGTGCCTCCAGGAGAGGTTCCGAAGGGCAGAGCAGCCATGCCTTACCCTCTGACCCTCTGGTGtgcccctcctcttcccacctGCTCCTGTGGACACGCCCTCTcaggtgggaagggaggaagtgCTCCTGAATGGAAGCTGCCATGTAGGAACAGCAGGTTCTCTGTGTGCTAGGTCCGCTGCATCATTTCCCTTCCAAGGCCGTCTCCTGATCCCCTACTACAGGGTCATGGCACATCACATACCAGAGGAGCAGCAGCTCGGCCCCAGGGCTCCTTCCTAGACTTCAGGCAGAGTCTCTAGCtctcatctcccttcctcctctgcttctccacACACTCCTCTGTTCCTACAGCTCCCCACCCCGCCTGCGGTGGGGACCTGGAGGGGGCAAAAGAAGCCGGTGTTGCTGCTGAGTTAGCTGGTCACTGGGGCGTAGC
This sequence is a window from Mus pahari chromosome 14, PAHARI_EIJ_v1.1, whole genome shotgun sequence. Protein-coding genes within it:
- the Mrpl38 gene encoding 39S ribosomal protein L38, mitochondrial; protein product: MAAPWWRAAFSGIGRCRGFSTSASLSRRTPPLGPMPNEDIDVSNLERLEKYRSFERYRRRAEQEARAPHWWRTYREHFVKETDPKDKIDIGLPPPRVTRTQKLLERKHFLRELRANVEEERAARLRTASIPLEAVRAEWERTCGPYHKQRLAEYYGLYRDLFHGATFVPWVPLHVAYAVGEEDLIPVYHGNEVTPTEASRAPEVTYEADKDSLWTLLFINLDGHLLEPEAEYVHWLLTNIPSNRVAEGQETCPYLPPFPARGSGFHRFTFLLFKQDRPINFSEDTRPSPCYRLAQRTFRTFDFYKKYQEAMTPAGLAFFQCRWDDSVTHTFHQLLDMREPVFEFVRPPPYHPKQKRFPHQQPLRYLDRYRDSHEPTYGIY